One Saprospiraceae bacterium DNA window includes the following coding sequences:
- a CDS encoding response regulator transcription factor: MNTASVLLIEDEPKLAAPVKKWLEENGFEVELAPDGAVGRHLAQANKYDIVLLDLNLPFVSGHDVCRSIRATHPQLPVIMVTALGSVEQKLTGFDAGADDYIVKPFDFRELLARMRTLLKRTPGVPAESESGELLRVADLELNTGFKTVTRAGNPIALTAKEYTLLEYLVRRNGRVASRHEIVENVWDVNFDTGTNVVEVYINFLRKKIDRNFEPKLIHTKQGLGYFIKALST; this comes from the coding sequence ATGAATACAGCCAGCGTGTTGCTCATAGAAGACGAACCCAAATTAGCTGCTCCGGTAAAAAAGTGGCTGGAGGAGAATGGGTTTGAGGTCGAGCTCGCTCCCGACGGAGCCGTGGGGAGGCATCTGGCGCAAGCCAACAAGTACGACATCGTGTTGCTCGACCTGAACCTGCCTTTTGTAAGCGGTCACGACGTATGCCGGTCCATCCGCGCCACGCACCCTCAGTTGCCAGTCATCATGGTGACGGCGTTGGGCAGCGTGGAGCAAAAGCTGACAGGGTTCGACGCGGGTGCCGACGACTATATCGTGAAGCCGTTCGACTTCCGCGAGCTGCTGGCACGGATGCGGACGTTGCTCAAACGCACCCCCGGGGTGCCTGCCGAATCGGAGTCGGGGGAGCTGCTGCGCGTGGCGGACCTCGAATTGAACACGGGCTTCAAGACCGTGACACGCGCTGGCAACCCCATCGCACTCACCGCCAAAGAATACACCCTGCTCGAATACCTCGTGCGGCGCAATGGCCGCGTGGCATCCAGACACGAAATCGTGGAAAACGTGTGGGACGTGAATTTTGACACTGGCACCAACGTGGTGGAGGTGTATATCAATTTCTTGCGCAAGAAGATAGACCGCAACTTCGAGCCAAAACTCATACACACCAAACAGGGCTTGGGATACTTCATAAAGGCGCTCTCGACATGA
- a CDS encoding HYR domain-containing protein → MRLFLVLCLHALLQTSGMAHAPFTVSNAASAHPNHTADRIGEEAHKPLALTLEVDSIHHVNCLRATGYLAVVASGGVPGYTYTWSNGNSGPVSPNLAPGTYTITVTDATSATATVSATILQDFAFPSANAGADFTVQCSNTQTTLNGSGSVGPEFTYLWTASNGGAIKSDTFTLNPTISHIGTFTLRVTNTTNGCTTTDAVIVTSNFTPPAAVTMGGIITCAQTSVVLSATFNPINASFVWTGPGGFSSLQQQPKVNVPGIYTFALTDTITTCTSYTPALVAIDTVAPTATASGGGVITCLQPTVQLFGSGTPAGVTFNWTGPGGFNSPIPNVSVSAGGTYILTVTRPTNGCTDTSSVVVIADNTPPTASAFVNDVLTCAVNTVQIFGNGSPAGVGFSWTGPAGFNSSQQNPFVILSGVYTLTVKNPSNGCFSTATVTVTSNFTPPGASATGGVKTCANPSVILNANSPTSDVTYFWTGPGGFASLLQNPTVSIAGQYTVTVTNPVNGCISTATATVTQNLIPPTLTATSATVTCFNPSPNVNATSQTFGATFAWTGPNGFTANIPNPQVTEGGYYTVTATNPANGCTTLLNVFVNQNNMPPFVYAGEDRAINCIFTTILANPLGTSQGSNFSYQWTTLDGNIVGGENTLYARFDTSGTYTLTVVNNQNGCSASDDMEVTISTPVGATTTLLNAVTCHGGSNGSVRATGSGGNTIYSYAWSNGAQTATVNNLPAGTYTVTVTDGEGCTGTASVTVTQPAVLQANVTVTHQTMAGLDNGTATVTPSGGVGPYTILWSTGATVAAIGALPPGTYSVTITDSRGCTQVNTATVNEVSCSITGVVAAVNLNCFGINNGSATASITGASGNVSYAWSNGTSQQTASNLAPGTYTLTATDAIGCSITLTTQIASPPQLLTSVANQTNVGCAGETNGAATAGISGGVAPYTFVWSNGDTDVTANDLGVGIVTFTVTDANGCTASQTVQIVVGDDTPPQLVLKNAAVALDANGQATVAADMFDDGSTDNCGPIASWSVSPSTFDCSDLGTRTVTLTATDENGNTATGTTTVEVTDNIAPTMTCPPNVSVGICDAIVDYPLPQVTDNCPVLVTPELQSGLVSGVSFPAGVTEQVFSYTDAGGNSATCSFTVTVAEDISVAATSIPASCTSLCDGSVLLNITGGHAPVAVTWDNGQTGNFLDDLCAGNYEATLTDASGCSTTQTIVIIEQDTEAPNLTCPDDVAAGLCNPIAIFSLPQVSDNCAVDLVQLELVDGLPSGSTFPLGATTQTFRYTDGGGNVGECTFTVTVHPQMNVAVEQVSGNTGGGNGSISINVTGGLAPYLYAWTLNGVPFANTKDLNNLFGGEYAVTVTDATGCTVASGLITVTGAASTVSPNSDLTWSLYPNPAASEVFLKINEPVSGNVRLSIFDATGRLLREQEWSALHQEPVQISLAELPDGWLLFRLADAQGFRVKTLVKAQ, encoded by the coding sequence ATGCGATTATTTCTTGTACTCTGTCTCCATGCCCTGTTGCAAACAAGTGGCATGGCCCACGCGCCTTTCACGGTTTCAAATGCTGCATCAGCTCACCCAAACCATACCGCCGACCGAATCGGCGAAGAGGCGCACAAGCCTCTGGCGCTCACCCTTGAGGTGGATTCTATCCACCATGTCAACTGCTTAAGAGCAACAGGCTACCTTGCGGTCGTCGCCAGCGGCGGCGTGCCCGGCTACACCTACACTTGGAGCAATGGCAACTCCGGGCCTGTGTCGCCCAATCTCGCGCCCGGCACCTACACCATCACCGTGACCGATGCGACGAGTGCGACCGCCACCGTCAGCGCCACTATCCTTCAAGACTTCGCGTTCCCCTCGGCCAACGCGGGTGCCGATTTCACAGTGCAATGCTCCAACACCCAAACTACCCTGAATGGCTCCGGTTCCGTCGGCCCAGAGTTCACCTATCTGTGGACGGCCTCCAACGGCGGTGCTATCAAATCCGACACCTTTACGCTCAACCCCACCATCAGCCATATCGGTACTTTCACGCTGCGCGTAACGAACACCACCAATGGCTGCACCACAACCGATGCGGTCATCGTGACCTCCAATTTCACGCCGCCAGCAGCAGTAACGATGGGGGGCATTATCACTTGCGCACAGACTTCAGTCGTGTTGAGCGCCACTTTTAACCCTATCAATGCGTCTTTTGTGTGGACAGGGCCGGGCGGTTTCAGCTCGCTTCAACAACAACCCAAGGTCAATGTGCCGGGTATTTACACGTTCGCGCTTACAGATACCATCACGACGTGTACGAGCTATACGCCCGCTTTGGTTGCGATAGATACGGTAGCCCCAACAGCGACGGCTAGCGGCGGTGGTGTTATCACTTGTTTGCAACCCACCGTCCAACTTTTTGGCAGCGGCACGCCCGCGGGTGTCACCTTCAATTGGACCGGCCCAGGTGGCTTTAACTCGCCCATCCCGAACGTCAGTGTAAGTGCGGGCGGCACCTATATCCTCACCGTCACAAGGCCCACCAACGGCTGCACAGACACGAGCTCCGTTGTCGTGATTGCCGACAACACACCTCCTACGGCATCAGCCTTCGTCAATGATGTCTTGACTTGCGCTGTCAACACAGTACAAATTTTCGGCAACGGCTCGCCAGCAGGTGTCGGCTTTTCTTGGACGGGTCCAGCTGGCTTCAATTCCTCTCAACAAAACCCATTCGTCATTTTATCGGGTGTCTATACGCTGACCGTAAAAAACCCCTCCAACGGATGTTTTTCAACGGCTACCGTGACGGTGACTTCAAATTTCACCCCCCCCGGCGCATCTGCGACGGGCGGCGTGAAAACGTGCGCCAACCCCAGCGTCATCCTCAACGCCAATTCTCCGACATCAGACGTGACATATTTTTGGACAGGCCCCGGTGGTTTTGCTTCCTTGCTGCAAAACCCCACGGTGAGTATAGCAGGCCAATATACAGTGACCGTCACCAACCCCGTCAACGGCTGCATCAGCACCGCAACCGCCACCGTGACGCAAAACTTGATTCCGCCAACGCTCACCGCAACTTCCGCCACTGTCACCTGCTTCAATCCCAGCCCTAATGTCAATGCGACTTCGCAGACCTTCGGCGCTACTTTCGCATGGACAGGCCCCAATGGTTTTACGGCAAACATTCCAAATCCACAGGTCACAGAGGGCGGTTATTACACCGTTACGGCCACCAACCCAGCCAACGGTTGCACTACCCTCTTGAATGTTTTTGTCAACCAGAACAATATGCCGCCCTTTGTGTATGCAGGGGAAGACCGCGCCATCAACTGCATTTTCACCACTATACTGGCCAACCCTCTCGGCACCTCGCAAGGGAGCAATTTTTCCTATCAATGGACCACCTTGGATGGCAATATAGTGGGAGGCGAAAACACGCTCTACGCACGCTTCGACACGTCAGGCACCTACACGCTGACGGTAGTCAACAATCAAAATGGCTGCTCTGCATCCGACGACATGGAAGTAACCATTTCCACCCCCGTCGGCGCCACCACCACCCTGCTGAACGCCGTCACTTGTCATGGCGGCAGCAACGGTTCAGTAAGGGCAACAGGCAGCGGCGGCAACACCATTTATAGCTACGCTTGGTCAAATGGCGCACAAACGGCAACGGTCAATAATTTGCCCGCAGGCACCTACACCGTCACTGTCACCGACGGCGAAGGATGTACAGGTACTGCCTCCGTCACGGTGACCCAACCAGCCGTGCTACAAGCCAATGTGACCGTCACGCACCAAACGATGGCCGGACTTGACAATGGGACGGCTACCGTCACACCTTCCGGTGGTGTAGGCCCCTACACCATTCTTTGGAGCACCGGGGCAACAGTGGCGGCCATCGGCGCACTGCCTCCCGGCACCTACTCCGTCACCATTACCGACAGCAGAGGTTGCACCCAAGTCAACACCGCCACAGTCAATGAAGTAAGCTGCTCCATCACAGGCGTGGTGGCAGCCGTCAATCTGAATTGTTTTGGCATCAACAACGGCTCTGCCACCGCCAGCATCACAGGAGCATCTGGCAATGTGAGCTACGCTTGGTCGAACGGCACCAGCCAACAAACGGCCTCCAACCTCGCCCCCGGCACCTACACGCTCACCGCAACCGATGCCATCGGCTGCTCCATCACATTGACGACTCAAATTGCCAGCCCCCCACAATTGCTGACCAGCGTGGCAAACCAGACCAACGTGGGTTGCGCAGGCGAGACAAATGGGGCGGCCACCGCAGGCATTTCCGGCGGCGTTGCTCCCTATACATTTGTTTGGTCAAACGGCGACACGGATGTGACTGCCAACGACCTCGGTGTCGGCATCGTGACCTTCACCGTGACAGATGCCAATGGCTGTACCGCAAGCCAAACCGTGCAAATAGTGGTGGGAGACGACACTCCCCCACAATTGGTCTTGAAAAATGCCGCCGTCGCGTTGGATGCCAACGGGCAGGCTACTGTCGCCGCCGATATGTTTGATGATGGCAGCACAGACAATTGCGGCCCTATTGCCAGCTGGAGCGTCAGCCCAAGCACTTTTGATTGCAGCGACCTCGGCACTCGCACCGTCACCCTCACGGCTACCGACGAAAACGGCAACACCGCCACAGGCACCACTACCGTGGAAGTGACCGACAACATCGCACCGACAATGACCTGTCCGCCCAATGTGAGTGTAGGCATCTGCGATGCCATTGTGGACTATCCGCTCCCTCAAGTGACCGACAACTGCCCTGTGCTCGTCACACCCGAACTTCAAAGCGGCTTGGTGTCGGGTGTCAGCTTCCCAGCCGGGGTCACAGAACAAGTATTCTCCTACACTGACGCAGGTGGCAACAGCGCCACTTGCAGCTTCACGGTGACTGTAGCCGAGGACATCAGTGTCGCGGCAACATCTATCCCAGCCAGCTGCACCAGCTTATGCGACGGCAGTGTGCTGCTCAACATCACGGGCGGTCATGCACCTGTCGCCGTGACGTGGGACAATGGGCAAACTGGCAACTTCCTCGATGACCTCTGCGCAGGCAACTATGAGGCCACCCTGACCGATGCTTCCGGCTGCTCTACCACTCAAACCATTGTAATTATTGAGCAAGACACCGAAGCGCCCAACCTGACCTGCCCCGACGATGTCGCAGCAGGCTTATGCAACCCTATCGCTATTTTCTCACTCCCACAAGTGTCTGACAACTGCGCGGTGGACCTTGTGCAACTTGAGTTGGTGGACGGATTGCCCTCTGGCTCGACCTTCCCGCTCGGTGCCACGACGCAGACCTTCCGCTACACCGACGGAGGCGGCAATGTGGGCGAATGCACTTTCACCGTGACGGTACATCCGCAGATGAATGTTGCGGTGGAACAAGTAAGCGGCAACACAGGCGGTGGCAATGGCAGCATCTCCATCAACGTAACAGGCGGGTTAGCGCCCTACCTATATGCTTGGACGCTCAACGGGGTGCCGTTTGCCAATACGAAAGATTTGAACAACCTCTTTGGCGGAGAATATGCCGTCACGGTGACCGATGCCACCGGCTGCACCGTGGCCAGCGGCCTCATCACCGTCACGGGTGCTGCGTCCACTGTGTCGCCCAACAGCGATTTGACGTGGAGCCTGTATCCCAATCCTGCCGCCTCGGAAGTGTTTTTGAAAATCAACGAGCCTGTGTCGGGCAATGTGCGCCTCTCTATTTTTGATGCCACTGGGCGTTTGTTGCGCGAGCAGGAATGGAGCGCGCTACACCAAGAGCCGGTTCAAATCAGTTTGGCCGAGCTGCCCGATGGTTGGCTGCTGTTCAGACTTGCCGATGCGCAAGGTTTCCGCGTGAAGACACTCGTGAAAGCGCAGTGA
- a CDS encoding HAMP domain-containing protein, protein MNIRTQLTLRFTAIVATILLGFSLAVYLLSEDYRKEEFFNRLESRAVTTARLFVSVQEVDVKLLRIIDRNSIHALFEEKVLIFDPKDRLVYSSSENLDDTYPAEMLSQIRKRRILEFEEGDMECVGIVYEDAQGEFVVVASAYDRYGRSKLNNLRNVLLAGLVIGILIILATGIMFAGQVLQPLARINAEVQSISAGSLGRRVDEGNQRDEIAQLAMNFNDMLQRLESAFEIQQQFVSNASHELRNPLAAITSQLQLMLDKERSPEEYRQALQSLLDDTRTLVELTNGLLSLAQSGVEKQRFTFTQVRVDETLFAAQNELAKAHPNYRFLIEYDTFPEDEAQLTIAGNEHLLKTAFLNLMDNACKFSNDRTVRIGFWAKESNINISFSDNGAGITPEEQEMIFTPFYRGSNTQSSVKGYGIGLSLCHRIVQLHQGSIKVQSVPGKGSRFDLIFPLFPSPKAF, encoded by the coding sequence ATGAACATCCGCACCCAACTCACCCTGCGTTTCACGGCGATAGTGGCCACCATACTGCTGGGCTTTTCGCTGGCGGTCTATCTGCTGTCCGAAGACTATCGCAAGGAAGAGTTTTTCAATCGGCTGGAGAGCCGCGCCGTAACCACCGCACGGCTTTTCGTGAGTGTGCAGGAGGTAGATGTCAAGTTGTTGCGCATCATTGATAGAAACTCCATCCATGCCTTGTTCGAGGAGAAAGTATTGATTTTTGACCCCAAGGACAGGCTTGTCTATTCCAGTTCCGAAAACTTGGACGACACTTACCCAGCCGAGATGCTGAGCCAGATTCGCAAGCGACGAATCCTGGAATTTGAGGAGGGCGACATGGAATGCGTGGGCATTGTTTATGAGGATGCACAGGGTGAGTTCGTGGTCGTTGCTTCTGCCTACGACCGTTATGGGCGCAGCAAGTTGAACAATTTGCGCAACGTGCTGCTTGCTGGCCTCGTCATAGGCATTCTGATTATCTTGGCAACGGGTATCATGTTTGCAGGGCAGGTGTTGCAGCCCTTGGCACGCATCAATGCCGAGGTGCAGAGCATCAGCGCAGGCAGCCTTGGCCGCCGAGTGGACGAGGGCAACCAACGCGATGAGATAGCGCAACTGGCCATGAATTTCAATGATATGCTGCAACGGCTGGAATCGGCCTTTGAAATACAGCAGCAATTTGTGAGCAATGCCTCACACGAGTTGCGCAATCCCTTGGCTGCCATCACGAGCCAGCTCCAATTGATGCTCGACAAGGAACGCAGCCCGGAGGAATACCGACAGGCGCTCCAGTCGCTGCTCGACGACACGCGCACCTTGGTTGAACTGACCAACGGGCTGCTCTCGCTCGCCCAATCGGGCGTGGAAAAGCAGCGATTCACCTTCACACAAGTGCGCGTGGACGAGACCCTTTTCGCCGCACAAAACGAATTGGCCAAGGCTCACCCCAACTATCGCTTCCTCATCGAATACGACACCTTCCCCGAAGACGAGGCACAACTGACGATTGCCGGAAACGAGCACTTGCTGAAAACGGCCTTCCTCAACCTGATGGACAATGCTTGCAAATTCTCCAACGACCGCACGGTGCGCATCGGTTTTTGGGCCAAAGAGAGCAATATCAATATCTCTTTTAGCGACAATGGCGCTGGCATCACCCCAGAGGAGCAAGAAATGATATTTACCCCCTTCTATCGAGGCAGCAACACCCAATCGTCGGTGAAGGGCTATGGCATCGGGCTTTCGCTGTGCCACCGCATCGTGCAGCTCCATCAAGGGAGCATCAAAGTGCAATCCGTACCCGGCAAGGGTAGCCGGTTTGACTTGATTTTCCCGCTATTTCCTTCCCCAAAAGCATTTTAA
- a CDS encoding CoA pyrophosphatase, producing the protein MISTDSFIETLRRRLASPLPGAEAQFKMAFARRAEELRLNPVPPPNAKVACVLNLLHQHDGHWRTVLIERTVNPRDRHSGQVSFPGGRYEEQDGDLVNVALREAHEEVGVSPVEVEVLGRLTELYIPVSNYVVHPFVGVLLGAPMFRPQPGEVEAILTPPIDLFSQPENRKMTDLPVAQGVKLKEVPYFEVEGRIVWGATAMIMSEFVELIRVP; encoded by the coding sequence ATGATTTCGACCGATAGTTTTATAGAAACGCTCCGCCGACGCCTTGCCAGCCCGCTGCCCGGCGCGGAGGCTCAGTTCAAAATGGCGTTTGCCCGCCGCGCCGAGGAGCTGCGACTCAACCCCGTGCCGCCCCCCAACGCAAAGGTGGCTTGTGTGCTCAACCTGCTTCACCAACACGACGGGCACTGGCGCACCGTGCTGATAGAGCGCACGGTGAACCCGCGCGACCGGCACAGCGGCCAAGTGAGTTTTCCCGGCGGTCGCTACGAGGAGCAGGACGGCGACTTGGTGAACGTGGCGCTCCGCGAGGCGCATGAGGAGGTGGGCGTGTCGCCCGTGGAAGTGGAGGTGCTGGGGCGGCTCACCGAGCTGTACATCCCTGTGAGCAACTATGTGGTGCACCCGTTCGTGGGCGTATTGCTTGGCGCACCTATGTTCAGGCCACAGCCGGGCGAGGTGGAAGCGATACTGACACCACCAATTGACTTATTTTCGCAGCCGGAAAATCGAAAAATGACCGACCTCCCCGTGGCGCAAGGCGTCAAGCTAAAGGAAGTGCCTTACTTTGAGGTGGAAGGGCGCATCGTGTGGGGAGCGACGGCCATGATTATGAGTGAGTTTGTGGAGTTGATACGAGTGCCCTGA
- a CDS encoding site-2 protease family protein, with the protein MKNALFLGTVSGIKIFIHWTFLILIGWLVFSNLSRGLGGTEIVWSVLFVLTIFGCVTLHELGHALAAKRFNIKTRDITLLPIGGVAQLESIPEKPQEELIVALAGPAVNVVIFALLLLVLPRQAESLLELQQIGPSNFLYALMLVNMWLALFNMIPAFPMDGGRVFRALLAFRMDRAKATRIAAGLGQFLAIGFVFLGFFYNPFLVIIGLFIFLGAQSEAQHTETQSLMRGFTVRDALLVEIPDIAADATIQDATDKLLQGQNKHFLVKNDGHPVGTLGRDEIIRALGNLGKQALVRDAMREDLMYLPPSTPLEEAWRTMQLQNQSFVLVGSPQQIVGALDSDNIAEFLMIRAKLH; encoded by the coding sequence ATGAAAAATGCGCTCTTTCTCGGCACCGTTTCGGGCATCAAGATATTCATACACTGGACGTTTCTCATCCTGATAGGCTGGCTCGTGTTCAGCAATCTGAGCCGAGGGCTGGGTGGCACCGAGATTGTGTGGTCGGTGCTGTTCGTGCTGACCATTTTCGGGTGCGTCACACTGCACGAGTTGGGTCATGCGTTGGCTGCCAAAAGATTCAACATCAAAACCCGCGATATCACCTTATTGCCCATTGGCGGAGTGGCACAGTTGGAATCCATCCCCGAAAAGCCGCAAGAGGAGCTCATCGTGGCTTTGGCAGGCCCGGCGGTCAATGTGGTCATCTTCGCTTTGCTGCTATTGGTGCTGCCCCGACAAGCGGAGAGCCTGCTCGAACTGCAGCAAATCGGCCCCTCCAACTTTTTGTATGCACTGATGCTGGTGAATATGTGGTTGGCTTTGTTCAACATGATTCCGGCGTTCCCGATGGATGGGGGGCGCGTGTTTCGCGCATTGTTGGCATTTCGCATGGACCGCGCCAAGGCGACCCGCATAGCGGCAGGTCTGGGGCAGTTTCTTGCCATCGGCTTTGTGTTTTTGGGTTTTTTCTACAATCCCTTTTTGGTCATCATCGGGTTGTTCATCTTTTTGGGCGCCCAATCGGAAGCGCAGCACACCGAGACCCAATCGCTGATGCGGGGCTTCACCGTGCGCGACGCGCTGTTGGTGGAAATACCCGACATCGCCGCCGACGCGACCATTCAGGATGCGACCGATAAGCTGCTCCAAGGTCAGAACAAGCATTTTTTGGTGAAAAACGACGGCCATCCGGTAGGCACGCTTGGCCGCGACGAAATCATAAGGGCGCTCGGCAATTTGGGCAAACAAGCACTCGTGCGCGATGCCATGCGCGAAGATTTGATGTACCTGCCGCCTTCCACGCCCCTTGAGGAAGCTTGGAGAACAATGCAACTTCAAAACCAGTCCTTTGTGCTAGTTGGCTCTCCGCAACAGATAGTGGGCGCGCTGGACAGCGACAACATCGCGGAGTTCCTCATGATTCGGGCGAAGTTGCATTGA
- the thrA gene encoding bifunctional aspartate kinase/homoserine dehydrogenase I, whose amino-acid sequence MKVLKFGGTSVGTPEAINGLLRILKERYQNGEQLAIVFSAFSKVTDALIEMATKAGKGDERYQEVFERVRARHLEAIEQLLAPANRPIVESHIAANFEALGNVLQGIFLLREVSSRSLDFVVSFGERNSAFIIAHAMRQMGIPADFLDAREVVRTDAHFGSAHVDFEETNQRIRAHFAAHPRVQAITGFIGSTPDGITTTLGRGGSDYTAAIFGAALEASAIEIWTDVDGVLTADPRRVKKAFTLPSMTYREAMEMSHFGAKVIYPPTILPALAKEIPLVIRNTFNPTFAGTHIGIATPKGKGSAITGISSINQICLLTLQGSGLFGVPGIAARLFGALAQSGVNVVIITQGSSESSITFAVSPQQAKLAQKAAEREFAHEIRERLVEPLKIEDNLAVVAIVGENMRYLPGVAGRLFSALGKNGINVVAIAQGSSELNVSVVINAADETKALNAIHEAFFLSDTQTLHLFMVGVGLIGGTLLRQIEAQTAFLREKRNLEIKIAGLANSRKMVFSEEGVPLEHWKDALEQGDPFVMSHFVEKMKALNLPNAIFLDNTASEQVAGFYEQILDASISISTPNKVATSSPYLQYARLKQIANKRGVAWRYETNVGAGLPIITTLNDLIHSGDRILKIEGILSGTLSFIFNHFVAGATFSDIVKEAKRLGLTEPDPREDLSGADVRRKLLILARETGLPLEASDIEVENILPHACLAVRTVEEFFENLEKHDDDFEKRRHQAASDGKVLRFVAKLEGAHASISLQAYPPTHPFYFLSGSDNMVVFTTERYRERPLVVRGPGAGAEVTAAGLFAEVIGMGN is encoded by the coding sequence ATGAAAGTTCTGAAATTTGGCGGCACTTCCGTCGGAACGCCTGAAGCCATCAATGGGTTGCTTCGGATTTTGAAAGAACGCTACCAAAACGGGGAGCAATTGGCCATTGTTTTTTCGGCGTTCTCGAAAGTGACGGACGCGCTCATCGAGATGGCCACAAAAGCCGGCAAAGGCGACGAACGCTACCAAGAGGTGTTCGAGCGGGTGCGAGCGCGTCATTTGGAAGCCATCGAACAGCTGCTTGCCCCCGCCAATCGCCCCATAGTGGAGAGCCATATCGCGGCCAATTTTGAGGCTTTGGGCAATGTGCTGCAAGGCATATTTCTGCTGCGCGAGGTATCATCGCGCTCGCTCGATTTCGTGGTCAGCTTCGGAGAGCGCAACTCGGCTTTCATCATCGCCCATGCCATGCGGCAAATGGGCATCCCCGCCGATTTTTTGGATGCCCGCGAAGTGGTGCGCACCGATGCTCATTTTGGCAGCGCGCATGTGGATTTTGAAGAGACCAACCAACGTATTCGCGCTCATTTCGCGGCACACCCCCGGGTGCAGGCCATCACGGGATTCATTGGCAGCACCCCCGACGGCATCACCACCACGCTCGGTCGAGGCGGCTCGGACTACACCGCTGCCATCTTCGGCGCGGCGCTCGAAGCCAGCGCCATCGAAATCTGGACAGATGTGGACGGGGTGCTCACCGCCGACCCGCGCCGAGTGAAAAAAGCCTTCACCTTGCCCTCCATGACCTACCGCGAAGCAATGGAAATGAGCCACTTCGGCGCCAAGGTCATCTACCCGCCGACCATCTTGCCCGCGTTGGCCAAGGAAATTCCACTGGTCATCAGGAACACGTTCAACCCAACGTTTGCTGGCACACACATCGGCATCGCCACCCCAAAAGGAAAGGGTAGCGCCATCACGGGCATTTCCTCTATCAACCAAATCTGCCTGCTCACCCTGCAAGGCTCGGGCTTGTTTGGGGTGCCGGGCATTGCGGCGCGGTTGTTTGGCGCTCTGGCGCAGTCGGGAGTCAACGTTGTCATCATCACGCAGGGGTCGAGCGAGTCGTCCATTACCTTCGCCGTGTCGCCACAGCAGGCCAAGCTGGCCCAGAAAGCGGCGGAGCGGGAGTTTGCCCACGAAATCCGCGAGCGGCTGGTGGAGCCTTTGAAAATAGAGGACAATCTCGCCGTGGTGGCGATAGTGGGCGAGAATATGCGCTATTTGCCGGGCGTGGCGGGGCGCTTGTTTTCGGCGCTGGGCAAAAACGGCATCAATGTGGTGGCCATCGCGCAGGGGTCGAGCGAGTTGAACGTGTCGGTCGTCATCAATGCCGCCGACGAGACGAAGGCGCTGAACGCCATCCACGAGGCATTTTTCTTGTCCGACACACAGACGCTGCACTTGTTCATGGTGGGCGTGGGGCTGATTGGCGGCACCTTGCTGCGGCAGATAGAGGCACAGACCGCCTTTTTGAGAGAAAAGAGAAATTTGGAAATCAAAATCGCGGGGTTGGCCAACAGCCGGAAGATGGTGTTTTCGGAGGAAGGCGTGCCGCTCGAACATTGGAAAGACGCGCTCGAACAAGGCGACCCATTCGTGATGTCGCATTTTGTGGAAAAAATGAAGGCGCTGAATTTGCCCAACGCGATTTTTCTCGACAACACCGCTTCCGAGCAAGTGGCGGGGTTCTACGAGCAAATTCTGGATGCCAGCATCTCCATTTCCACGCCCAACAAGGTGGCCACTTCCTCGCCCTATTTGCAATATGCGCGCTTGAAGCAAATTGCCAACAAGCGCGGCGTGGCGTGGCGCTACGAGACCAATGTGGGCGCCGGGCTGCCCATCATCACCACGCTCAACGACCTCATCCATTCCGGCGACCGCATTTTGAAAATCGAGGGCATCCTGTCCGGCACGCTTTCGTTCATCTTCAACCACTTCGTCGCGGGAGCCACATTCTCCGACATCGTGAAAGAGGCCAAACGGCTGGGCCTGACCGAACCCGACCCCCGCGAAGACCTTTCTGGCGCCGATGTGCGCCGCAAGTTGCTCATACTTGCCCGCGAAACGGGGCTGCCTCTGGAAGCCAGCGACATTGAGGTGGAGAACATCCTGCCGCACGCCTGCCTCGCCGTCCGCACGGTGGAAGAGTTTTTCGAGAACTTGGAAAAACACGACGACGACTTTGAAAAACGCCGCCATCAGGCTGCTTCCGATGGAAAGGTGCTGCGTTTCGTGGCAAAATTGGAAGGCGCCCATGCGTCCATTTCCCTTCAGGCTTACCCGCCCACGCATCCGTTCTATTTTCTCTCGGGCAGCGACAACATGGTGGTGTTCACCACCGAACGCTACCGCGAACGCCCGCTCGTGGTGCGCGGCCCCGGCGCGGGTGCAGAGGTGACAGCGGCGGGTTTGTTCGCCGAAGTGATTGGGATGGGCAATTAA